The following are encoded together in the Pedobacter steynii genome:
- a CDS encoding beta-ketoacyl-ACP synthase III — translation MNKVYITSTGSFLPNEPVSNEEMEGFLGKINNVHSRTKDIFLRKNGIKNRHYALDREQRTTHKAYEMAALAVKDCMDRSHLDQVNVEMLSAATTQSDLPVPGFASMVHAETSIGRCGLASHQSVCAAGMMAIQNAYLQVKSNTVRNAVCCAAELPSRMFKSKRFEGQEAFAIQGAALPLETDFLRWMLSDGAGAMLLQDEPGDALALEIEWIDLKSYAHTYEVCMYTGTNKENDGSIVKTWLDYDTISEANFEGVLNLKQDMQQVDNIVKLGIQRFFEFIDEGRFKPEEIDRLVCHYSSHHFKPQIIELLKNGGIEIPAEKWFSNLYTVGNIGSASIFVMLDELMKSGELKAGQKILCMVPESGRFITGYMMLTVRKDTSKAVSGYTEQIEEIKPPEIRVQDKPVQEWLVRQLTGVWFDFERGLQQVPIVRKIFKGTLTLEEYKRLLVNLRQQVIDGSQWIARAASNVSMEYFPVRSAFIRHSSDEHRDYQILEKNYINCGGQEEEILTGIKNIGSEALSAFMFHRASQPNPFDLLGGMFIIEGLGNRVSGKWGRAIQQQLHLDKDQVSFFIYHESSDSNDNHFERFEQAIQSDLLTQQMAEKIVKTAKVVAKLYTMQLEELDNF, via the coding sequence ATGAACAAAGTATACATCACTTCCACAGGAAGCTTCTTACCCAATGAGCCGGTAAGCAATGAAGAGATGGAGGGTTTTCTAGGGAAAATTAATAACGTACATTCCCGTACAAAAGATATTTTTCTGCGAAAAAACGGAATTAAAAATCGCCATTATGCTCTGGACAGAGAACAAAGGACGACGCATAAGGCCTATGAAATGGCAGCCCTGGCCGTAAAGGACTGTATGGACCGAAGTCATCTTGATCAGGTAAATGTAGAAATGCTGAGTGCCGCGACAACTCAGAGTGATTTGCCCGTTCCTGGCTTTGCCAGTATGGTACATGCAGAAACCAGTATTGGCAGGTGTGGACTGGCTTCGCATCAGAGCGTATGCGCTGCAGGGATGATGGCTATCCAGAATGCCTACTTACAGGTAAAGTCAAATACGGTAAGGAATGCAGTCTGTTGTGCCGCGGAGCTGCCCAGCAGAATGTTCAAGTCCAAGCGCTTTGAAGGACAAGAGGCCTTTGCAATTCAGGGAGCTGCCTTGCCGCTCGAAACTGATTTTCTCCGGTGGATGTTGAGTGATGGAGCGGGAGCAATGCTGTTGCAGGATGAACCAGGAGATGCGCTTGCACTGGAGATTGAGTGGATAGACCTGAAATCTTATGCCCATACCTATGAGGTCTGTATGTATACCGGAACGAATAAAGAAAATGATGGCAGTATAGTAAAAACCTGGTTGGATTATGATACGATTAGTGAGGCCAATTTTGAAGGAGTGTTGAACCTGAAGCAAGACATGCAGCAGGTTGATAATATCGTTAAACTGGGCATACAGCGCTTTTTTGAGTTTATCGATGAAGGAAGATTTAAGCCCGAAGAGATAGATCGCCTGGTATGTCATTATTCTTCTCATCATTTTAAACCTCAAATTATTGAGCTTCTTAAAAACGGCGGAATAGAGATCCCTGCTGAGAAATGGTTTAGTAATCTGTATACGGTAGGGAATATTGGTTCTGCTTCTATTTTTGTAATGTTAGACGAACTAATGAAAAGCGGGGAATTGAAAGCAGGGCAAAAGATATTGTGTATGGTACCTGAAAGCGGACGGTTTATTACCGGTTATATGATGCTGACGGTCCGTAAAGATACATCGAAAGCAGTCTCGGGATATACTGAACAGATTGAGGAGATTAAGCCACCCGAAATCCGGGTACAGGATAAACCGGTTCAGGAGTGGCTGGTACGTCAGCTAACTGGTGTCTGGTTTGACTTTGAACGTGGATTACAGCAGGTACCGATCGTTAGAAAAATCTTTAAGGGTACATTGACCCTGGAGGAATATAAACGCTTATTGGTGAACCTGCGTCAGCAGGTGATCGATGGTTCTCAATGGATTGCGCGGGCCGCTTCAAATGTAAGCATGGAATATTTTCCGGTAAGATCAGCCTTTATCAGGCATTCTTCGGACGAACATAGAGATTATCAGATTCTGGAGAAAAATTATATCAATTGTGGCGGGCAGGAAGAAGAGATTCTGACCGGTATTAAAAATATAGGGAGTGAGGCTTTGAGTGCTTTTATGTTCCATAGGGCCAGTCAGCCTAATCCATTTGATCTATTGGGCGGAATGTTTATTATAGAAGGTTTGGGAAACAGGGTTTCTGGAAAATGGGGGCGGGCAATCCAGCAACAACTACATCTGGATAAGGATCAGGTTTCTTTTTTCATTTACCACGAATCCAGCGACAGTAATGACAATCATTTTGAACGCTTTGAACAAGCGATACAATCGGATTTACTGACCCAACAAATGGCCGAGAAAATTGTTAAAACAGCGAAAGTGGTAGCTAAATTATATACCATGCAACTGGAAGAACTGGATAACTTTTAA
- a CDS encoding DUF6999 family protein, which produces MLHKREYYEKMVNEPRNPSHWHALYLDKSVPFNPDAKAAFLYDSSSKSRQFLYPVAKVFARLSIVLMQLFKIVIPNLINAPKLLHKCLYLGMKYFITPEANFVILRHFYLGSEVLRFIKDNVDGAQDIPMNPLKPLSVNEVKDNLFLEHDLNLYNFIINLNIAIAEKGLQIVKKDNPDFSAISEGEIPFENFRDGWTNFIDLGTAIELFTPVYQFYLTDNDFWRATNSLQLDEVIGIYASTIMDCPEKLTALNNKHPMIPLPTAGAAFRLLLHGFSTEVLHGMLVQRKISLQKEK; this is translated from the coding sequence ATGCTACATAAAAGAGAGTATTATGAAAAGATGGTCAATGAACCCCGGAATCCAAGTCATTGGCATGCACTTTACCTGGATAAAAGCGTTCCTTTTAACCCCGATGCAAAGGCAGCATTTTTGTATGACTCTTCTTCAAAAAGCCGACAGTTTTTATATCCGGTAGCAAAGGTGTTTGCAAGGCTCTCCATTGTATTGATGCAACTTTTTAAGATTGTAATTCCCAACTTAATTAATGCACCAAAGTTGTTGCATAAATGCCTGTATCTGGGCATGAAGTATTTCATCACTCCTGAAGCAAATTTTGTCATTTTACGTCATTTTTACCTGGGTTCGGAAGTATTACGTTTCATTAAAGACAATGTGGATGGCGCTCAGGACATCCCGATGAATCCTTTGAAGCCCTTGTCTGTGAATGAGGTGAAAGATAACCTGTTTCTGGAGCATGACCTGAACCTTTACAATTTTATCATTAACCTGAATATTGCGATCGCTGAGAAAGGACTTCAGATTGTAAAAAAAGATAATCCTGATTTTAGCGCAATCTCTGAAGGAGAGATCCCGTTCGAGAATTTTAGAGATGGCTGGACCAATTTTATAGACCTGGGTACCGCGATAGAGCTTTTTACCCCGGTGTATCAGTTTTATCTAACGGACAATGATTTTTGGAGGGCTACAAATTCTCTTCAGCTAGATGAAGTAATTGGTATTTATGCCAGTACAATTATGGATTGTCCTGAAAAGCTGACCGCTTTAAACAATAAACATCCTATGATTCCATTGCCTACTGCCGGTGCTGCTTTCAGGTTATTGCTGCACGGCTTTTCTACGGAGGTATTGCATGGTATGCTTGTTCAAAGAAAGATATCTCTTCAGAAAGAAAAATAA
- a CDS encoding isocitrate lyase/PEP mutase family protein, whose translation MSNYKKFKQLHNQEEALLIGNVWSVNTAQLFEKKGFQAVATSSSAIAQSLGYEDGEQLSFGELLYIVGRIVKNISIPLSVDLESGYGENPLAVVQNIKYLHELGIVGVNLEDSDINDDGRLVSIEQFSEKISLIKAELSKENIDIFMNIRTDAFLLNKENALKETLNRITAYVNAGADGIFIPGIQNEEEIRIVVGASPVPVNVMCLPGLPSFEKLKALGVKRLSMGGFLYRYIDNQFAMAIDRVKEAGSFNPLF comes from the coding sequence ATGAGTAATTATAAAAAATTTAAACAACTTCACAACCAGGAAGAGGCACTGCTAATAGGAAATGTTTGGAGTGTAAATACTGCCCAATTATTTGAAAAAAAAGGATTTCAGGCTGTTGCGACGTCTAGTTCAGCCATTGCTCAATCCTTAGGCTACGAAGACGGGGAGCAACTGTCTTTTGGCGAGTTGCTTTATATAGTGGGAAGAATCGTAAAAAATATAAGCATCCCATTATCTGTAGATCTGGAATCCGGCTACGGGGAGAATCCACTTGCAGTTGTACAAAACATCAAGTATCTGCATGAGCTTGGCATTGTAGGGGTAAACCTGGAAGATTCTGATATCAATGACGATGGAAGATTGGTTAGTATTGAACAGTTTTCGGAGAAAATCTCTTTGATTAAAGCAGAGTTGTCAAAAGAAAATATTGATATTTTTATGAATATCAGAACCGATGCCTTTCTTTTGAATAAGGAAAATGCATTGAAAGAAACGCTGAACAGAATTACGGCTTATGTGAACGCAGGCGCCGACGGCATCTTTATTCCCGGCATTCAGAATGAGGAAGAGATCAGGATTGTGGTAGGAGCGAGTCCCGTTCCGGTTAACGTAATGTGCTTACCTGGATTACCTTCATTTGAGAAATTAAAAGCCTTAGGCGTGAAAAGATTGAGTATGGGTGGTTTCCTGTACCGTTATATAGATAATCAATTTGCAATGGCTATAGACCGTGTAAAAGAAGCCGGATCATTTAATCCTCTATTTTAA
- a CDS encoding bifunctional transcriptional activator/DNA repair enzyme AdaA, with protein sequence MELNLDDTYYKAILAKDSSYEGTFITGVKTTGIFCRPTCRARKPKRENVEFFKNTKEAILSGYRPCKVCSPLEHLDETPEFIKVILEELTSDPSTKFKDWDLLQRGIQPSQIRRWFLRNHGMTFQAYQRAFRINSAFKKIQNGAPVTSVAFDSGFESLSGFGDSFKAIFGISPKNSKDKRIIDLARLETPLGTMFACATAQGICLLEFSDRKMLETELKAIAKYLNATIMQGENKHFDTLRVQLTEYFEGKRTNFSIPIHSQGTDFQQAVWEKLQEIPYGETSTYLRQAIRLNRSEAVRAVGNANGMNRISIIIPCHRVVGTDGSLTGYGGGLWRKKWLLDHEKQHR encoded by the coding sequence ATGGAACTGAATCTTGATGACACTTATTATAAAGCCATTCTGGCAAAAGATAGTTCTTACGAAGGGACATTTATTACGGGGGTAAAGACTACCGGTATTTTTTGTCGGCCAACCTGCCGGGCACGAAAACCGAAAAGAGAAAATGTAGAGTTTTTTAAAAACACGAAGGAAGCGATTCTAAGCGGATATCGCCCTTGTAAGGTCTGCAGTCCTTTGGAGCATCTCGATGAAACTCCAGAGTTTATAAAAGTTATTCTGGAAGAGTTGACTTCAGATCCTTCTACTAAATTTAAAGATTGGGACTTACTTCAAAGGGGCATTCAACCCAGTCAGATCCGTCGCTGGTTTCTCAGGAACCATGGAATGACTTTTCAGGCTTATCAACGGGCATTTCGGATCAACTCCGCCTTTAAGAAAATACAAAACGGAGCGCCAGTTACCAGTGTCGCTTTTGATTCAGGTTTTGAATCGCTCAGTGGTTTCGGAGATTCTTTTAAAGCAATTTTTGGGATTTCACCAAAGAACAGTAAAGACAAGAGGATTATAGACCTGGCTCGTCTGGAGACACCACTTGGAACCATGTTCGCCTGTGCAACAGCTCAGGGAATTTGTTTATTGGAGTTCTCGGACAGAAAAATGCTCGAAACGGAGTTAAAAGCAATTGCAAAATACCTGAATGCAACCATCATGCAAGGAGAAAATAAACATTTTGATACGTTGAGGGTGCAGTTGACAGAGTATTTTGAAGGAAAAAGAACCAATTTTTCAATACCTATACATAGCCAGGGTACAGATTTTCAACAGGCAGTTTGGGAAAAACTTCAGGAGATTCCTTATGGGGAAACCTCTACTTATCTCAGACAGGCGATCAGATTAAACCGTTCGGAGGCGGTCAGGGCAGTTGGAAATGCTAATGGGATGAACAGAATTTCCATTATTATTCCCTGTCATAGAGTGGTAGGAACCGACGGCAGTTTAACAGGGTATGGTGGAGGTTTATGGCGGAAGAAATGGCTGTTAGATCATGAAAAACAGCATCGTTAA
- a CDS encoding MFS transporter, with amino-acid sequence MRIIEKEQDGIGTLLAFLLIPLSGLATDIYLPSLPAMAKHLQATNAEVQLTIVFFMISYGISQLFVGSLLDSFGRYKLTIAALLLFSIASFSIANSHHIYLIYLMRVIHGITVATIVVGKRAYFVDIFSGEKLKHYTSLFSIVWSAAPIIAPFFGGYLQTTFGWESNFYVLGVFALIMVLLELIFGGESLRTFQNFHFKSIIKVYGSMLKTTSFSLGLIILGLTNSVFMVYGMSGPFIIEHAFKLPATTTGYCALILGIALLLGGFLGKATLNRPFFKKMIIAIVVQLVFAILMLLSPALHSSLSTLMIFAFVIHFIAGFIFNNYFSYCLSLFPKNAGIASGVTGGSIYAITSILSYGIVYTIPANGQASLGMSYLVLITLAFLIFFTTRKKVH; translated from the coding sequence ATGAGAATCATAGAAAAAGAGCAGGACGGCATAGGTACTCTACTGGCATTCCTACTTATCCCGCTTTCGGGATTAGCAACAGATATTTATCTTCCATCTTTACCGGCAATGGCTAAGCATCTGCAGGCAACAAATGCAGAAGTACAGTTAACCATTGTCTTTTTCATGATCAGCTATGGCATTTCCCAGCTCTTTGTGGGCAGCCTGTTAGATAGTTTCGGCCGATACAAATTAACGATAGCTGCATTGTTGCTATTCAGTATCGCAAGTTTCAGCATTGCCAACTCACATCACATCTACCTGATTTATCTGATGCGGGTTATTCATGGTATTACTGTAGCCACGATTGTGGTGGGTAAAAGAGCCTATTTTGTCGATATATTCTCTGGTGAGAAGTTAAAGCATTATACGAGTTTGTTTTCCATTGTCTGGTCTGCCGCTCCGATTATTGCCCCCTTCTTTGGTGGTTATCTTCAAACCACCTTCGGTTGGGAATCCAATTTCTATGTTTTAGGTGTTTTTGCTTTGATCATGGTGTTGCTGGAACTCATATTTGGTGGTGAATCCTTAAGAACATTCCAAAACTTTCATTTTAAATCCATTATAAAAGTTTACGGATCCATGCTAAAAACAACCAGTTTTAGTTTAGGATTGATTATTCTCGGCTTAACGAACTCCGTTTTTATGGTTTATGGAATGAGTGGTCCATTCATTATTGAGCACGCCTTCAAGCTACCAGCTACTACCACAGGATATTGTGCCTTGATCCTTGGCATAGCGCTGTTATTAGGCGGTTTCCTTGGAAAAGCGACGCTTAACCGTCCATTTTTTAAAAAGATGATTATAGCTATCGTGGTTCAACTGGTATTTGCAATCCTGATGCTCCTCAGTCCTGCACTTCATTCCAGTCTCAGCACCCTAATGATATTTGCATTTGTAATTCATTTTATCGCAGGTTTTATCTTTAACAATTACTTTTCTTATTGTTTAAGCTTATTCCCTAAAAATGCCGGTATCGCCAGCGGAGTTACCGGAGGCTCGATTTATGCCATCACCTCAATACTCAGCTATGGAATAGTGTACACTATTCCAGCTAATGGACAGGCCAGTCTGGGAATGAGTTATCTGGTGTTGATTACATTAGCCTTTCTAATATTCTTTACGACCAGAAAAAAGGTGCATTAA
- a CDS encoding helix-turn-helix domain-containing protein produces MNNIETIDQFYKRTNQIIPSELLNAVGKPSHFNVKERSYSGKITPYNRRDHYKICLTKGRGKLHMKDKIIEIDRPALIFSNPTVPYSWESISKKQGGYYCLFNDSFVSPELKKGLERSCPLFNPTMEPLYFLNTVDYDRVNTYFFQLINELKGDYEYKFEVIRSILKLIIHEGIKLHSAHHAISQPGASDRIVPMFLELLERQFPVDSPENPLKLKSASEFANHLNIHVNHLNYVLKSHTGKTTTQMISNRIVAEAKSLLKHTDWDVAEIGYCLGFDYPAHFNNYFKKNTGLSPSVFKSHS; encoded by the coding sequence ATGAATAACATTGAGACAATTGATCAGTTCTACAAAAGAACTAACCAGATTATCCCTTCCGAGTTGCTGAATGCAGTGGGTAAACCCAGTCATTTTAATGTTAAAGAGAGAAGTTATTCCGGAAAAATAACTCCCTATAATAGAAGAGATCACTATAAAATCTGTCTGACAAAAGGTAGAGGAAAACTCCATATGAAGGATAAAATTATAGAGATAGACCGCCCTGCATTGATCTTCTCCAATCCAACTGTTCCTTACTCCTGGGAGTCCATTTCCAAAAAACAAGGCGGCTATTATTGTTTGTTCAATGATTCTTTTGTCTCCCCCGAACTGAAGAAAGGATTGGAAAGAAGCTGCCCGCTTTTTAACCCGACCATGGAGCCACTTTATTTCCTTAATACTGTTGATTACGATCGTGTCAATACTTATTTTTTTCAACTGATAAATGAGCTAAAGGGCGATTATGAGTACAAATTTGAAGTCATCAGAAGTATTTTGAAGCTCATCATCCATGAAGGAATTAAATTGCATTCCGCTCATCATGCTATTTCACAACCAGGGGCTTCAGATCGAATTGTTCCTATGTTCCTCGAATTACTGGAGCGTCAGTTTCCAGTCGATTCACCAGAGAATCCTTTAAAACTAAAAAGCGCATCGGAGTTTGCCAATCACTTGAATATACATGTCAACCACCTCAATTATGTCTTAAAATCTCATACCGGAAAAACCACTACGCAGATGATTAGCAACAGAATTGTAGCAGAAGCCAAGAGCCTGTTGAAGCATACGGATTGGGACGTCGCAGAAATTGGCTATTGTCTGGGCTTCGATTATCCAGCGCATTTTAACAACTATTTCAAAAAAAACACAGGCCTCAGTCCCTCTGTCTTCAAAAGCCACAGCTGA
- a CDS encoding VOC family protein, with translation MATNMFVNLPVKNLEKSISFFKKLGFKFNAHFTDEKATCMVVAENIFVMLLVKEFFQTFIRKEIADAKHMTEVIITLSATSKEQVDEMVDRAVQAGATTPHGRQDHGWMYGHGFQDLDGHLWAIMFVDESNLRQMD, from the coding sequence ATGGCTACAAATATGTTTGTTAACCTGCCGGTTAAGAATCTGGAAAAGTCTATTTCATTTTTTAAAAAACTGGGTTTTAAATTCAATGCACACTTTACCGATGAGAAAGCAACCTGTATGGTGGTCGCTGAGAACATTTTTGTAATGCTGCTGGTTAAGGAATTCTTCCAGACTTTTATCCGTAAAGAGATTGCGGACGCGAAACATATGACTGAGGTAATTATTACTTTATCTGCAACAAGCAAAGAACAGGTCGATGAGATGGTTGATAGGGCAGTGCAGGCAGGTGCAACGACACCCCATGGCAGACAAGATCATGGATGGATGTACGGCCATGGCTTTCAGGATCTCGATGGCCATCTTTGGGCGATCATGTTCGTAGACGAAAGTAACTTGCGACAAATGGACTAA
- a CDS encoding M14 family metallopeptidase, with product MRYTKLLSAIAFVSIAYLSPAIAQNIPNIPSPKSHFGFNIGDDYKLANYSQTEAYFKKLAAISDRVLLREIGQTEENRKQYVMVISSPANLKKIARYKEISQKLARAEGLTDEEAAELSLEGKPIVWIDGGLHSTEMVATQQLIEIYYKLLSANDPETMRILDNVIILLSQVNPDGQELVADWYMQEKDPAKKNMNVPRLYQKYIGHDNNRDFYMMNMKESTNISRQQYIEWMPQIIYNHHQTSPAGAVVAGPPYRDPFNYVYDPLLITGIDGVAASMINRLNTENKPGYTRLSGSVYSTWWNGGLRTTPYFHNMIGILTEITGNPTPTEIPLVPERLIPNNATPNPVRPQKWNFRQSIDYSVSLNYGILDYASRLGDKLLYNIYVMGRNAIQKGNQDNWTLTPKHIASITAAFEKDKKEGMLKKDSTGKVSNDIPIKYYDAVYKNPALRDARGYIIPADQPDFPTAVKFINTLIKSGIQVQQARAAFKIADKSYPAGSYVVKANQAFRPHLMDMFEAQDHPNDFQYPGGPPVRPYDAAGWTLAFQMGVKFDRILDGFDGPFEKIGYGVLQNPPAYKLVAAKGYLLSAAQNNSFIAVNDLLKAGIEVSRLTKAERNMPEGSFYVPEKGMEILIRSGVSFGSMAMQTERKPKGMVRITPGRIALFDQYGGSMPSGWVRWILEQFHFSFQLVYPQDIDKGMLNSKYDRILFISGGIPAVNQKASPGRGGLAPKPEEIPEAFRPWLGSISPEKSIPQLKEFLEKGGDIITIGSSTNLAYHLGLPVQNALAETKTDGKETALPGDKFYIPGSLLKATVATNQNSNWGMPGEVDMVFNNSPVFKLGTEAEGQGIKPLAWFGKEDALRSGWAWGQAYLKDGVIAFVAPVGKGKLYAFGTEITFRAQAHSTFKMLFNELYLRK from the coding sequence ATGAGGTATACTAAATTATTATCAGCTATTGCTTTTGTATCGATAGCCTATTTATCGCCGGCGATAGCCCAGAACATTCCAAACATTCCAAGTCCGAAATCACATTTTGGTTTTAATATTGGTGATGATTATAAACTGGCTAATTACTCCCAGACTGAAGCCTATTTTAAAAAACTGGCAGCGATATCCGATCGGGTATTATTGAGAGAAATTGGCCAGACTGAAGAGAACAGGAAACAATATGTCATGGTGATTTCTTCTCCGGCAAACCTGAAGAAAATAGCACGTTATAAAGAGATTTCGCAGAAACTGGCCAGGGCGGAGGGCCTTACTGATGAAGAAGCCGCAGAGCTTTCCCTGGAAGGAAAACCAATCGTTTGGATTGACGGGGGATTGCATTCTACGGAAATGGTTGCTACTCAGCAATTGATAGAAATCTACTATAAGCTATTGAGCGCTAACGATCCGGAGACCATGCGTATCCTGGACAATGTGATTATTCTTTTATCACAGGTCAATCCTGACGGACAGGAACTGGTAGCAGACTGGTACATGCAGGAAAAAGATCCGGCAAAAAAGAACATGAATGTTCCCCGCCTGTATCAGAAATACATTGGTCATGATAACAACCGTGATTTTTATATGATGAACATGAAGGAAAGCACCAATATTTCCAGACAGCAGTACATCGAATGGATGCCACAGATCATTTACAACCATCATCAGACTTCGCCTGCAGGAGCTGTAGTGGCAGGGCCTCCATATCGGGATCCTTTCAATTACGTATATGATCCTTTACTTATTACCGGAATTGATGGGGTAGCTGCCTCCATGATCAACCGGTTAAACACAGAAAATAAACCTGGATATACCCGCCTGAGCGGATCGGTTTATTCCACCTGGTGGAACGGAGGATTAAGAACAACACCATATTTCCATAATATGATCGGAATCCTGACGGAAATTACGGGAAATCCAACCCCTACAGAGATTCCTTTGGTACCGGAAAGATTGATCCCAAACAACGCTACACCAAATCCGGTCAGACCCCAGAAATGGAATTTCAGACAGTCTATAGATTATTCTGTTTCGTTAAATTATGGAATCCTGGATTACGCCAGCCGGCTTGGGGATAAGCTGCTGTATAACATCTATGTGATGGGAAGAAATGCCATTCAAAAGGGAAATCAGGATAATTGGACTTTAACACCAAAGCATATCGCTTCGATTACTGCTGCCTTTGAAAAGGACAAAAAAGAAGGAATGCTAAAAAAGGATAGCACAGGGAAAGTATCAAATGATATTCCTATAAAATACTACGATGCAGTCTATAAAAACCCGGCTTTAAGAGATGCAAGGGGATACATTATTCCCGCTGATCAGCCGGACTTTCCTACAGCAGTAAAATTTATCAATACACTGATTAAGTCTGGCATTCAGGTGCAACAGGCGAGGGCTGCATTTAAAATAGCAGATAAGTCTTATCCTGCTGGTTCTTATGTAGTAAAAGCCAATCAGGCCTTTCGCCCACATCTGATGGATATGTTCGAAGCTCAGGATCATCCTAATGATTTTCAATATCCGGGCGGCCCACCAGTACGTCCGTATGACGCTGCAGGGTGGACCCTGGCTTTTCAGATGGGCGTTAAATTCGATCGCATTTTAGATGGTTTCGATGGTCCTTTTGAAAAGATCGGATATGGGGTGTTGCAAAATCCACCTGCTTATAAACTAGTTGCAGCAAAAGGATATTTGCTTAGTGCAGCACAAAACAATTCTTTCATTGCTGTAAATGATTTGCTAAAAGCAGGAATAGAAGTCTCAAGGCTGACCAAAGCAGAACGCAATATGCCGGAAGGCTCGTTTTACGTGCCAGAAAAAGGAATGGAGATCCTGATCCGGTCGGGTGTTTCCTTTGGATCAATGGCGATGCAAACAGAACGTAAGCCGAAGGGAATGGTTAGAATTACTCCCGGACGTATCGCTTTATTTGATCAGTACGGAGGTTCTATGCCTTCCGGTTGGGTAAGGTGGATTTTAGAACAGTTCCATTTCTCGTTCCAGCTGGTTTATCCGCAAGATATTGATAAAGGAATGCTCAATTCAAAATACGACAGGATTCTGTTTATCAGTGGAGGAATACCAGCAGTTAACCAGAAAGCGAGTCCGGGAAGAGGAGGCCTTGCACCTAAACCGGAAGAAATTCCCGAAGCTTTCCGCCCTTGGCTGGGAAGCATCAGTCCGGAGAAATCTATCCCTCAGTTAAAGGAGTTCCTGGAAAAAGGTGGAGATATCATCACGATAGGAAGCAGCACCAATCTGGCTTATCACCTTGGTTTACCGGTTCAGAATGCGCTCGCAGAAACCAAAACGGATGGGAAAGAAACCGCACTGCCTGGAGATAAGTTCTATATTCCGGGCAGCTTATTGAAAGCGACTGTAGCCACAAACCAAAACTCAAATTGGGGTATGCCAGGGGAAGTAGATATGGTGTTCAACAACAGTCCGGTATTTAAGCTTGGAACTGAAGCCGAGGGGCAGGGAATCAAACCTTTGGCCTGGTTTGGTAAAGAGGATGCACTGAGAAGCGGATGGGCATGGGGGCAAGCGTACCTGAAAGATGGGGTGATTGCTTTTGTGGCACCTGTAGGAAAAGGAAAGCTGTATGCCTTTGGGACAGAGATTACTTTCAGAGCGCAAGCGCACAGTACCTTCAAAATGCTCTTTAATGAGCTGTACCTGCGTAAGTAA